The following proteins are co-located in the Paraburkholderia phytofirmans PsJN genome:
- a CDS encoding oxidative damage protection protein, which translates to MTRMVQCAKLGKEAEGLDFPPLPGELGKRIYEGISKEAWQAWLKQQTMLINENRLNMADPRARQYLMKQTEKFFFGEGADTAQGYVPPSAE; encoded by the coding sequence ATGACTCGTATGGTTCAATGCGCGAAGCTCGGCAAGGAAGCCGAAGGCCTCGATTTCCCGCCGCTGCCCGGCGAACTCGGCAAGCGGATCTACGAAGGCATCTCGAAGGAAGCCTGGCAGGCCTGGTTGAAGCAGCAAACCATGCTGATCAACGAAAACCGCCTGAACATGGCCGATCCGCGCGCCCGCCAATATCTGATGAAGCAGACCGAAAAGTTTTTCTTCGGTGAAGGCGCGGACACGGCACAGGGTTATGTGCCGCCGTCGGCTGAGTAA
- the hrpA gene encoding ATP-dependent RNA helicase HrpA, which yields MSNVPKSPAAANENPAPAADQPKAGDAPRRDAQDAERNTPHTAREPRRAAENARARKNDSNRGVRAQGNDATPKHAASDESRRASERGAGRREPRQPREPHAPRAPRAPRVVEPNPIPPITYPEALPVSGRREEIAKAIARNQVVIVCGETGSGKTTQLPKICLELGRGLGAGGSGLIGHTQPRRIAASATGRRIAEELGTPFGEVVGYKVRFTDNLSPGASVKLMTDGILLAETQTDPLLKAYDTLIIDEAHERSLNIDFLLGYLKEILVKRPDLKLIVTSATIDADRFARHFGSDEKPAPVIEVSGRLYPVEVRYRPVAEDSPAVKAAQGDAPSAPRGDRPKSQRETDRDLMDAIVDAVDELCREGPGDVLVFLPGEREIRDAAEALRKHHPPHTEILPLFARLSAAEQERVFRTSNARRIVLATNVAETSLTVPGIRYVVDTGLARVKRYSYRNKVEQLQVESISQAAANQRAGRCGRVADGICIRLYEESDYQSRARFTDPEILRSSLASVILRMKSLHLTAIETFPFIEPPPGRAIADGYQLLNELGAVDDDNQLTPLGRELARLPLDPRVGRMILAARDQQALKEVLIIASALSVQDPRDRPIEAQEQADQAHRRFADDRSEFLQWLKIWNWFEEAIAHKKSNKQLHEECRKNFLSQLRLREWRDVHSQLLTVVREHGWRLNEAEATFEQIHLALLTGLLGNIGLKADDEPYYLGARGIKFYLWPGSALVKKAGKWVMAAELVETSRLYARCIAKIEPEWIEKIGAHLLKKSLSEPHWEKRAAQVSAFERAVLYGLPIYHRRRVSFGKQDPARARELFIRGALVEGEFDTKLAFFAHNRKLLADIEQLEHKSRRQDVLVDDELIFAYYDQALPKGIYTGASFERWYRDEVKKSGQPEDKLRLLYLSRDDLMRHEAAGVTTDLFPKRMTMAGVEMALTYHFEPGSPRDGVTLAVPLYALNQVDARRCEWLVPGMLKEKTQLLLKSLPQKLRRHCVPLPEYAAGFVDRHSGPRFGAGGLLESLIADVREQTQVAMKQSDFKLETLPPHLFMNFKVVDEHGRQLAMGRNMSQLRAELGGQAQQHFQKIASSAAGAALADAGGGGVATPAQTTGAAGAGALRGKGGVGAASGPQTAPQGGAQGTALYERLTTWNFGKLPELLEIRRGGQTLFGYPALVDRGTHCDVEVFDSPDEAARIHRAGLRRLFALQLKEPIKYLEKNLPGLREMAMQFMPRGTQEELRDQLIDTALDRACLQDPLPDDDVSFHTRRDEGRSRLTLLAQEIARLVGQILGEYASVAKKLVQAKSFTAAYADLQNQLDGLIGKRFVVDTPYAQLAHFPRYLKGIALRIDKLKADPARDARQFAEFQPLLQNYQRAVAQRGGVLDPRLSEFRWLLEELRISLFAQELRTPMPISVKRLYKVWESMQR from the coding sequence ATGTCGAATGTACCCAAAAGTCCCGCTGCGGCGAACGAGAATCCGGCGCCGGCCGCCGATCAACCGAAGGCCGGCGACGCGCCGCGCCGCGATGCGCAGGACGCCGAACGCAACACGCCGCACACGGCGCGCGAGCCGCGGCGCGCCGCGGAAAATGCGCGGGCGCGGAAGAATGATTCGAATCGCGGCGTGCGCGCTCAAGGAAATGACGCCACGCCGAAACACGCTGCAAGTGATGAATCGCGACGGGCGTCCGAGCGCGGCGCTGGCCGCCGCGAACCGCGTCAGCCCCGTGAACCCCATGCACCCCGCGCACCCCGCGCGCCGCGTGTGGTCGAGCCCAATCCGATTCCGCCGATTACTTACCCGGAAGCGCTGCCGGTTTCAGGCCGTCGCGAGGAAATCGCCAAAGCCATTGCCCGGAATCAGGTCGTGATCGTCTGCGGCGAAACCGGCTCCGGTAAAACCACCCAGCTGCCGAAAATCTGCCTCGAACTTGGGCGCGGTCTCGGCGCGGGCGGCTCCGGGCTGATCGGCCACACGCAGCCGCGCCGGATCGCCGCGTCGGCGACCGGCCGCCGCATCGCCGAAGAACTCGGCACGCCGTTCGGCGAAGTGGTCGGCTACAAGGTGCGCTTCACCGACAATCTGTCGCCGGGCGCCTCCGTCAAGCTGATGACCGACGGTATTCTGCTCGCCGAAACGCAAACCGATCCGCTGCTGAAAGCGTACGACACGCTGATCATCGACGAGGCGCACGAGCGCAGCCTGAACATCGACTTTCTGCTCGGCTATCTGAAGGAAATTCTCGTCAAGCGTCCGGATCTGAAGCTGATCGTGACCTCAGCGACGATCGACGCGGATCGTTTCGCGCGCCACTTCGGCAGCGACGAGAAACCCGCGCCGGTGATCGAGGTGAGCGGGCGGCTGTATCCGGTCGAGGTGCGCTACCGGCCGGTCGCGGAAGATAGCCCCGCCGTGAAGGCCGCGCAGGGCGATGCGCCGTCGGCGCCGCGCGGCGACCGGCCGAAATCGCAGCGCGAAACCGATCGCGATCTGATGGACGCGATCGTCGACGCCGTCGACGAACTCTGCCGCGAAGGCCCGGGCGACGTGCTCGTGTTCCTGCCCGGCGAGCGCGAAATCCGCGACGCCGCCGAGGCGCTGCGCAAGCATCATCCGCCGCATACGGAAATTCTGCCGCTGTTCGCGCGGCTTTCCGCGGCCGAACAGGAGCGCGTGTTCCGCACCTCGAACGCGCGCCGCATCGTGCTGGCCACCAACGTCGCCGAAACCTCGCTGACGGTGCCGGGCATTCGCTATGTGGTCGACACCGGCCTCGCGCGCGTGAAGCGCTACTCGTATCGCAACAAGGTCGAGCAGTTGCAGGTCGAGTCGATTTCGCAGGCCGCCGCGAATCAGCGGGCCGGGCGTTGCGGCCGCGTCGCTGACGGCATCTGCATCCGTCTCTATGAGGAAAGCGATTATCAGAGCCGCGCGCGGTTTACGGATCCGGAGATTCTGCGTTCGTCGCTGGCCTCGGTGATTCTGCGCATGAAGTCGCTCCATCTGACGGCGATCGAGACGTTCCCGTTCATCGAGCCGCCGCCGGGCCGCGCGATCGCCGACGGCTATCAGCTGCTCAACGAACTCGGCGCCGTCGACGACGACAATCAGCTCACGCCGCTCGGCCGCGAACTCGCGCGCCTGCCGCTCGATCCGCGTGTCGGCCGGATGATTCTCGCCGCGCGCGACCAGCAGGCGTTGAAGGAAGTGCTGATCATCGCCAGCGCCTTGTCAGTGCAGGATCCGCGCGACCGGCCGATCGAAGCGCAGGAGCAGGCCGATCAGGCGCATCGCCGTTTCGCCGACGATCGCTCCGAATTCCTGCAGTGGCTGAAAATCTGGAACTGGTTCGAAGAAGCGATCGCGCACAAGAAGTCGAACAAGCAGCTGCACGAAGAGTGCCGCAAGAACTTCCTGTCGCAACTGCGCCTGCGCGAATGGCGCGACGTGCACTCGCAACTGCTGACCGTCGTGCGCGAGCACGGCTGGCGTCTGAACGAGGCGGAAGCGACTTTCGAGCAGATCCATCTCGCGCTGCTGACTGGCCTGCTCGGCAACATCGGCCTCAAAGCCGACGACGAACCGTATTACCTCGGCGCGCGGGGCATCAAGTTCTATCTGTGGCCAGGCTCGGCGTTGGTGAAGAAGGCTGGAAAGTGGGTGATGGCCGCCGAACTGGTCGAGACGAGCCGCCTGTACGCGCGTTGCATCGCGAAGATCGAGCCGGAGTGGATCGAGAAGATTGGCGCGCATCTGTTGAAGAAGTCGCTTTCCGAGCCGCATTGGGAGAAGCGCGCGGCGCAGGTCTCGGCGTTCGAGCGCGCGGTGCTGTACGGCCTGCCGATCTATCACCGGCGGCGCGTGAGCTTCGGCAAACAGGATCCGGCGCGTGCCCGCGAGCTGTTCATTCGCGGCGCGCTAGTGGAGGGCGAGTTCGATACAAAGCTCGCGTTTTTTGCTCATAACCGCAAGCTGCTCGCCGATATCGAGCAGCTTGAACACAAGTCGCGCCGCCAGGACGTGCTGGTCGACGACGAACTGATCTTCGCCTATTACGATCAGGCATTGCCGAAAGGCATTTACACCGGCGCGTCGTTCGAACGCTGGTATCGCGACGAAGTGAAAAAGAGCGGCCAGCCGGAAGACAAGCTGCGCCTGCTGTATTTGTCGCGTGACGATCTGATGCGGCACGAAGCCGCCGGCGTGACCACCGATCTGTTCCCGAAACGGATGACGATGGCGGGCGTCGAGATGGCGCTCACTTACCACTTCGAGCCGGGTTCGCCGCGTGATGGCGTGACGCTCGCCGTGCCGCTGTATGCACTGAATCAGGTCGACGCGCGGCGCTGCGAATGGCTCGTGCCTGGCATGCTGAAAGAGAAGACGCAACTGCTGCTCAAGTCCTTGCCTCAAAAGTTGAGGCGGCATTGCGTGCCGCTGCCCGAGTACGCCGCGGGTTTCGTCGATCGGCACAGCGGTCCGCGCTTTGGTGCGGGCGGTTTGCTCGAGTCGCTGATCGCCGACGTTCGCGAACAGACGCAAGTCGCGATGAAGCAGTCGGACTTCAAGCTCGAGACCTTGCCGCCGCATCTGTTCATGAATTTCAAGGTCGTCGACGAGCATGGACGCCAGCTCGCGATGGGCCGCAACATGTCGCAACTGCGCGCCGAACTCGGCGGCCAGGCGCAGCAGCATTTTCAGAAAATCGCGTCGAGCGCCGCCGGGGCGGCGTTGGCGGACGCGGGCGGCGGCGGTGTCGCGACGCCGGCGCAAACCACCGGTGCGGCCGGCGCGGGCGCGCTGCGGGGCAAAGGCGGTGTGGGCGCAGCGTCAGGTCCGCAGACCGCGCCGCAGGGCGGGGCGCAGGGCACGGCGCTGTATGAAAGGCTGACGACATGGAATTTCGGCAAGCTTCCCGAGTTGCTCGAAATCCGTCGCGGCGGGCAGACGTTGTTCGGTTATCCGGCGCTGGTGGATCGCGGCACGCATTGCGACGTCGAAGTGTTCGATTCACCCGACGAGGCCGCACGGATTCATCGCGCGGGATTGCGTCGGCTGTTCGCGTTGCAGTTGAAGGAGCCGATCAAGTATCTGGAAAAGAATCTGCCGGGTCTGCGCGAAATGGCGATGCAGTTCATGCCGCGCGGCACGCAGGAAGAGTTGCGCGATCAGTTGATCGACACTGCACTCGACCGCGCGTGCCTGCAAGACCCGCTGCCCGATGACGACGTCAGTTTCCACACGCGCCGCGACGAAGGCCGCAGCCGCCTGACCCTGCTCGCTCAGGAAATTGCCCGGCTGGTCGGGCAGATTCTGGGCGAATACGCGAGCGTCGCGAAGAAGCTGGTGCAGGCGAAGTCGTTCACGGCGGCGTATGCCGATTTGCAGAACCAGCTCGACGGACTGATCGGCAAGCGCTTCGTGGTCGATACGCCGTACGCGCAACTGGCGCATTTCCCGCGCTATCTCAAGGGGATCGCGCTGCGCATCGACAAGCTGAAGGCGGACCCCGCGCGCGACGCACGGCAGTTCGCCGAATTCCAGCCGCTGCTGCAGAACTATCAGCGCGCCGTGGCGCAACGCGGCGGTGTGCTGGATCCGCGTTTGTCGGAGTTCCGCTGGTTGTTGGAAGAGTTGCGGATCTCGCTGTTTGCGCAGGAGTTGCGTACGCCGATGCCGATTTCGGTGAAGCGGCTTTATAAAGTGTGGGAGTCGATGCAGCGCTGA
- the proP gene encoding glycine betaine/L-proline transporter ProP, translating to MSFVAVIGVFTLTASSNGFWRHHKEEQRLSLDDITVVDKSLLKRAVGAMALGNAMEWFDFGVYSYIAVTLGKVFFPSASPAAQLIATFGTFAAAFLVRPVGGMVFGPLGDRIGRQRVLAMTMIMMALGTFAIGLIPSYTTIGIFAPMLLLVARLVQGFSTGGEYGGAATFIAEFSTDKRRGFMGSFLEFGTLIGYVLGAGTVAVLTATLSNDALLSWGWRVPFLIAGPLGLVGLYIRMKLEETPAFKKQAEQREAEDKAVPKQSFGQLLAQQWKPLLLCVGLVLIFNVTDYMALSYLPSYLSATLHFNETHGLFLVLLVMVLMMPMTLAAGRLSDTIGRKPVMLFGCVGLFALSIPALLLIRMGTVLPVFGGLMILGVLLSCFTGVMPSALPALFPTKIRYGALAIGFNISVSLFGGTTPLVTAWLVDRTGNLMMPAYYLMGASLIGIVSVVALRETARKPLLGSGPCVATRAEAHAVLRGEREAEEMDERYAATATARA from the coding sequence ATGAGTTTCGTCGCAGTCATTGGAGTTTTCACCTTGACCGCTTCCAGCAACGGCTTCTGGCGACACCACAAAGAAGAACAACGCCTCTCTCTCGACGACATCACCGTCGTCGACAAATCTCTCCTCAAGCGGGCCGTCGGCGCCATGGCGCTCGGCAACGCGATGGAATGGTTCGACTTCGGCGTGTATAGCTACATCGCCGTCACGCTCGGCAAAGTGTTCTTCCCGTCGGCCAGTCCGGCTGCGCAGTTGATCGCCACGTTCGGCACGTTCGCCGCGGCGTTCCTCGTGAGGCCGGTGGGCGGCATGGTGTTCGGGCCGCTCGGCGACCGCATCGGCCGGCAGCGTGTGCTCGCCATGACCATGATCATGATGGCGCTCGGCACTTTCGCGATCGGTCTGATTCCCAGCTACACAACGATCGGCATTTTCGCGCCGATGCTGCTGCTGGTCGCGCGTCTGGTGCAAGGTTTCTCGACCGGCGGCGAGTACGGCGGCGCGGCCACCTTCATCGCCGAATTCTCGACCGACAAGCGCCGCGGCTTCATGGGCAGCTTCCTCGAGTTCGGCACGCTGATCGGCTACGTGCTCGGCGCGGGCACCGTTGCCGTGCTGACCGCGACGCTCTCGAACGACGCGCTGCTCTCGTGGGGCTGGCGTGTGCCGTTTCTGATCGCCGGCCCGCTGGGTCTGGTGGGTCTGTACATCCGGATGAAGCTCGAAGAAACGCCCGCGTTCAAGAAGCAGGCCGAGCAACGCGAAGCCGAGGACAAAGCCGTGCCGAAGCAGTCGTTCGGTCAGTTGCTCGCGCAGCAATGGAAGCCGCTGCTGCTGTGCGTCGGCCTCGTGCTGATCTTCAACGTCACCGACTACATGGCGCTCTCGTATCTGCCGAGCTATCTGTCGGCCACGCTGCACTTCAACGAAACGCACGGCTTGTTCCTCGTGCTGCTCGTAATGGTGCTGATGATGCCGATGACGCTCGCCGCCGGCCGTCTGTCCGACACGATCGGCCGCAAGCCGGTGATGCTGTTCGGTTGCGTGGGTCTGTTCGCGCTGTCGATTCCCGCCCTGCTGCTGATCCGCATGGGCACGGTGTTGCCGGTGTTCGGCGGCCTGATGATTCTGGGCGTGCTGCTGTCGTGCTTTACCGGTGTGATGCCGTCGGCGCTGCCGGCGCTGTTCCCGACCAAAATCCGCTACGGCGCGCTGGCGATCGGCTTCAATATTTCGGTGTCGCTGTTCGGCGGGACGACCCCTCTCGTGACGGCGTGGCTGGTCGACCGTACCGGCAATCTGATGATGCCCGCGTACTACCTGATGGGCGCGTCGCTGATCGGTATCGTCTCGGTGGTAGCACTGCGCGAAACCGCTCGCAAGCCGCTGCTGGGCTCGGGCCCGTGCGTTGCGACGCGTGCCGAAGCACATGCGGTGTTGCGCGGTGAGCGTGAAGCCGAAGAGATGGACGAACGTTATGCGGCTACGGCTACGGCACGTGCCTGA
- a CDS encoding metallophosphoesterase family protein, translating to MTSRTRQPTRTRIGLISDTHNLVRPEALQYLAGCDAIVHAGDICNEAVLDALTRIAPVTAVRGNNDTGDWAASLPTHTTLTVQQVTILVVHDIADVGADPRSQGIDVVVTGHSHKPMISERDGVLFVNPGSAGPRRFKLPISAGILIVEGAHASASFDPLVS from the coding sequence ATGACTTCGCGCACTCGACAACCCACACGCACACGAATCGGCCTGATCTCCGACACGCACAACCTGGTGCGCCCGGAGGCGTTGCAATATCTGGCCGGCTGCGACGCGATCGTTCACGCGGGCGACATCTGCAACGAAGCCGTGCTCGATGCACTCACGCGGATCGCGCCGGTCACGGCGGTGCGCGGTAACAACGACACCGGCGACTGGGCCGCGTCGTTGCCGACGCACACCACGCTGACCGTGCAGCAAGTGACGATTCTCGTCGTGCACGACATCGCCGATGTGGGCGCCGATCCGCGCAGCCAGGGGATCGACGTGGTGGTGACCGGCCATTCGCACAAGCCAATGATCAGCGAACGCGACGGCGTGCTGTTCGTCAATCCAGGCAGTGCAGGGCCACGGCGTTTCAAGCTGCCAATTTCTGCTGGAATCCTGATCGTCGAAGGTGCGCACGCGAGTGCGAGCTTCGATCCGCTGGTGTCATAA
- the argA gene encoding amino-acid N-acetyltransferase — protein sequence MNSQTDLVPAPASAPAPAGATEDLAQHAQFVDWMRSVAPYIHAFRNKTFVVGFGGEVVHQGLLNALVSDIALLQAMGIQIVLVHGSRPQVEEQMSLHGVESEFSHGMRITDARALESAKEAAGEVRLDIEAAISQGLPNTPMAHAHISVVSGNFVTARPVGILDGVDFAHTGVVRKIDADSIRHSLASRKLVLLSPLGFSPTGEAFNLAMEDVASAAAIALRADKIVFLTETPGLMEAGEEGPVLVRELSLDDAYKLHESGEVTGDAGFYLKHSIRACRGGVARAHIIPYALDGSLLLELFLHDGVGTMISYENLESLREATPDDVGGILALIEPLESDGTLVRRGRHQIERDIDHFSVIEHDGVLFGCAALYPYTQERIGEMACLTVAPEAQGTGDGERLLKRIEQRARARGLTRIFVLTTRTEHWFLKRGFVKVTVDDLPEDRRRLYNWQRKSLVLMKQL from the coding sequence ATGAATTCCCAAACCGACCTCGTCCCCGCGCCCGCGAGCGCTCCGGCCCCCGCCGGCGCAACGGAAGATCTCGCCCAGCACGCGCAATTCGTCGACTGGATGCGCTCAGTCGCCCCTTACATCCATGCGTTCCGTAACAAGACGTTCGTCGTCGGGTTCGGCGGCGAGGTGGTGCATCAGGGGCTCCTGAACGCGCTCGTCTCCGACATCGCGCTGCTGCAGGCCATGGGCATCCAGATCGTGCTGGTGCACGGCTCGCGCCCGCAGGTCGAAGAGCAGATGAGCCTGCACGGGGTGGAGTCCGAGTTTTCGCACGGCATGCGCATTACGGACGCACGCGCGCTCGAATCCGCGAAAGAAGCGGCCGGCGAAGTGCGTCTGGATATCGAGGCGGCGATCAGCCAGGGCTTGCCGAATACGCCGATGGCACACGCGCACATCAGCGTGGTGTCGGGCAACTTCGTGACGGCGCGGCCGGTCGGGATTCTCGACGGGGTCGATTTCGCTCACACCGGCGTGGTGCGCAAGATCGACGCCGATTCGATCCGCCACTCGCTCGCAAGCCGCAAGCTGGTGCTGCTCTCGCCGCTCGGCTTCTCGCCCACCGGCGAAGCCTTCAATCTGGCCATGGAAGACGTGGCGTCCGCCGCGGCGATCGCGCTGCGCGCCGACAAGATCGTGTTCCTGACCGAAACGCCGGGCCTGATGGAAGCCGGCGAAGAAGGCCCCGTACTGGTGCGCGAACTGTCGCTCGACGACGCCTACAAGCTGCACGAAAGCGGTGAAGTCACCGGCGACGCGGGCTTCTATCTGAAGCACTCGATTCGCGCCTGCCGCGGCGGCGTGGCGCGGGCGCACATCATCCCCTACGCGCTCGACGGCAGCCTGCTGCTCGAACTGTTCCTGCACGACGGCGTGGGCACGATGATCTCGTACGAGAACCTCGAAAGCCTGCGCGAAGCCACGCCGGACGACGTCGGCGGCATTCTCGCGCTGATCGAGCCGCTCGAATCGGACGGCACGCTGGTGCGGCGCGGGCGTCACCAGATTGAACGCGACATCGATCATTTCTCGGTGATCGAGCACGATGGCGTGCTGTTCGGCTGCGCGGCGCTGTATCCGTACACGCAGGAGCGCATCGGCGAAATGGCGTGCCTGACGGTCGCGCCCGAAGCGCAAGGCACCGGCGACGGCGAACGGCTGTTGAAGCGCATCGAGCAGCGCGCGCGGGCGCGCGGCCTGACGCGCATTTTCGTGCTCACCACGCGTACCGAACACTGGTTTTTGAAGCGCGGCTTCGTCAAGGTCACGGTCGACGACCTCCCGGAAGACCGCCGCCGACTCTATAACTGGCAGCGCAAGTCGCTCGTGCTGATGAAACAGCTCTGA
- a CDS encoding TMEM175 family protein, with product MGKGRVEAFSDGVIAIIITIMVLELKVPEGFDLAALRPVLPVFCAYVLSFIYVGIYWNNHHHMFHAVQKVNGAVLWANLHLLFWLSLLPAVTHWVGENHLASWPTAMYGVVLFMSSIAYFILMGVLIREHGKDSALARAVGNDFKGKVSVVIYLTGIALAFVVPWVSAALYTLAAAWWLVPDRRIEHVLES from the coding sequence ATGGGCAAGGGACGTGTCGAAGCCTTCAGTGATGGCGTGATCGCCATCATCATCACGATCATGGTGCTCGAGCTGAAGGTGCCGGAGGGCTTCGATCTTGCCGCGCTGCGGCCTGTGCTTCCAGTGTTTTGCGCGTACGTGCTGAGCTTTATCTACGTCGGCATCTACTGGAACAATCATCACCACATGTTCCATGCCGTGCAGAAGGTCAACGGCGCGGTGCTGTGGGCCAACCTCCATCTGCTGTTCTGGCTGTCGCTGCTGCCGGCCGTCACGCATTGGGTCGGCGAAAACCATCTGGCTTCCTGGCCGACCGCGATGTACGGCGTGGTGCTGTTCATGTCGTCCATCGCATATTTCATTCTGATGGGCGTGCTGATCCGCGAGCACGGCAAAGACTCGGCGCTTGCGAGAGCCGTCGGCAACGATTTCAAGGGCAAGGTTTCGGTCGTGATCTATCTGACGGGTATCGCGCTGGCGTTTGTCGTGCCTTGGGTTTCGGCCGCGCTTTATACGCTCGCTGCCGCGTGGTGGCTGGTGCCGGACCGGCGCATCGAACACGTGCTGGAATCGTAA